The Candidatus Obscuribacterales bacterium DNA segment GCAATACTCTAGGCAACTACGATCCAACACCACTTACGCAGACAAGCGATGGTTTGCACAACCTTGAGGAAATCTATAAGAAGTGAGAAATATCCTCGCTTTAAGTTGCGCCTCAGCGATGCTTCTAACTGCTTGCTCAACCGCAGGCAAAAAGGAAGTTTCATCGTCGTCCAGTTCCAAATCTCTGGCATTGGAATCAAAATATCCGGACCCAGGTCCGTTTAAATTGGTCACAAATTCAGATGGCGAAGAGCTATGGCAGTCGCGTGGCGAAACGGGAAAACGCGGCGGTACTTTTACAGTATCTACATTCGGTTCCGGACCCAAGACCTTTAATCCTTGGGCTGCAGCCGATGTAGAAAGTGACGGAATAGGCTATCTCATGTTTGAGCATTTGGTTGACACCGATGCCTGGACAGGAAAGCCTTACGGTCGACTAGCAAAATCAATCGAGATAAGTCCTGATAAAAAAGACTATGTGATTACCTTACGCAAAGGACTTACTTGGTCCGACGGCAAACCAATAACCGCCGATGATGTTGTCTTTACGATGAATACACTAATCGGCAAAGGCTTTGGTAACAGCAGCAGACGAGATGTCCTGTCTGTTTACGGAAAGTTTCCCACAACTACCAAAGTAGATGACCTGACAGTCAAGATCCACACCGATGTTCCATTCGTGCCGTTCTTAAATAGCTTGTCCGGTGTACCAATTGGTCCCAAGCACATTGTCGAGCCAATCACCAAGAAAAACATGAAAGAGTTTCAGTCCTTCTGGGATGTTAACTGTGATCCCAAAACACTAGTTACTAGTGGACGTTTCAAACTACTGCGTTATGTGCCTGGTCAAAGGGCAGAATTCTTACGCAACGAAAAATATGGCATGGTCGACAAAGAAGGGACAAGACTCCCCTATCTGGATAAATTCGTCTATGCGATTGTACCTGATCAAAATACGCAAATATTGAAATTCTACGCAGGCGAACTAGATTTGCTGGATATTCGCTCCGTCAAAGGTCCAGATGCAGCATTGATGAAACAGCGTGAGAAAACCGGCAATTTTACAATGCATGGTTTAGGTCCTGATGACGGCACGATGTTCATCATGTTCAATATGAACAGAAGAAAAGATCCGGAATCAGGAAAATACTATGTCGATCC contains these protein-coding regions:
- a CDS encoding ABC transporter substrate-binding protein, with amino-acid sequence MRNILALSCASAMLLTACSTAGKKEVSSSSSSKSLALESKYPDPGPFKLVTNSDGEELWQSRGETGKRGGTFTVSTFGSGPKTFNPWAAADVESDGIGYLMFEHLVDTDAWTGKPYGRLAKSIEISPDKKDYVITLRKGLTWSDGKPITADDVVFTMNTLIGKGFGNSSRRDVLSVYGKFPTTTKVDDLTVKIHTDVPFVPFLNSLSGVPIGPKHIVEPITKKNMKEFQSFWDVNCDPKTLVTSGRFKLLRYVPGQRAEFLRNEKYGMVDKEGTRLPYLDKFVYAIVPDQNTQILKFYAGELDLLDIRSVKGPDAALMKQREKTGNFTMHGLGPDDGTMFIMFNMNRRKDPESGKYYVDPIKQKWFNNLNFRQAVSHALNRQRIVNNVLRGVGLPLYTAESEASPFLNKDLKQYPQDLDLAANLLKQGGFVKKADGLYDADGHKVEFSLLTNSGNIIRDAVCIIIMDELKKLGIKVNYQPIDFNILISKADHSLDWEAIVMGLTGPRIEPYDGANVWKSDGRLHMFDQRKPDSTGKVIVPDRRDWEAKIDELFDKMATTFDETKRHEYCNEYQAIVYEQQPFIYLYTPLLLTSIKNSVGNYKPLPLGINYTPLGSMHNLEEIYFYSNQPKGAN